A single window of Populus nigra chromosome 17, ddPopNigr1.1, whole genome shotgun sequence DNA harbors:
- the LOC133677651 gene encoding uncharacterized protein LOC133677651: MSVHEMSDIDLEKGTHRRSVAGSDASCFSDAEDGSCYSQFYSTTGGSYDNYSFACVSDPEGINSVVLDSRRVSSVSDCSVEVGIVNGVPETKVHLSKVERDCRICHLGLESNSHESGVPIELGCSCKDDLAAAHKQCAEVWFKIKGNKTCEICHSIARNVVLASDIESIEHSNETSNVMVNTAAAAASTSIPTTETRSFWQGHRFLNFLLACVVFAFILSWLFHFHVPSSS, encoded by the exons ATGTCAGTTCATGAAATGTCCGACATCGATTTAGAGAAAGGAACACACCGCCGCTCCGTTGCTGGAAGTGATGCCAGTTGTTTTTCTGATGCAGAAGATGGGTCTTGCTACTCGCAGTTCTATTCAACCACTGGTGGGTCTTATGATAATTACAGTTTCGCTTGTGTCTCTGATCCTGAGGGTATAAACAGTGTGGTTTTGGATTCTAGGAGGGTGTCTTCAGTGTCTGATTGTTCAGTGGAGGTGGGGATTGTAAATGGGGTGCCCGAAACAAAGGTGCATTTGAGTAAAGTGGAGAGAGATTGTAGGATTTGCCATCTGGGTTTAGAGAGTAATAGCCATGAATCAGGAGTTCCTATTGAATTGGGTTGTTCTTGCAAGGATGATTTGGCTGCTGCTCATAAACAGTGTGCAGAGGTTTGGTTCAAGATTAAGGGAAACAA GACCTGTGAGATTTGTCATTCTATTGCACGCAATGTTGTTTTAGCAAGTGACATCGAGTCAATTGAGCATTCAAATGAGACAAGCAATGTCATGGTAAATACCGCGGCGGCAGCAGCCTCAACATCAATTCCTACCACAGAAACTCGAAGCTTTTGGCAAGGCCACCGCTTCCTGAATTTCTTGCTTGCTTGTGTGGTATTTGCATTTATATTATCTTGGCTCTTTCACTTCCATGTGCCATCCTCCTCGTAA